From Rutidosis leptorrhynchoides isolate AG116_Rl617_1_P2 chromosome 3, CSIRO_AGI_Rlap_v1, whole genome shotgun sequence, a single genomic window includes:
- the LOC139902730 gene encoding uncharacterized protein → MVYSVIKGCEIILDDEKFAIDLIPNHMGEFQVIISMDWLNDNEGIILCRKKIVLVQAPSGKIIWIYGKRTRRAIPICTYARAKRFLSHGCCTFLAYVIDDSKKVFELKDVPIVNEFPDGLPGVPSEREVEFRIELIPGATPIAKAPYRLAPSEIREMMTQVQDLIDKGGRGACGAFTTSVRNFKERKAIR, encoded by the exons ATGGTATATAGTGTTATTaagggatgtgaaattattttggatgatgagaaGTTTGCTATAGATTTGATACCCAATCATATGGGAGAGTTTCAAGTAATTATAAGTATGGATTGGCTAAATGACAATGAAGGAATAATTTTATGTCGAAAGAAAATTGTACTAGTTCAAGCACCAAGTGGGAAGATTATTTGGATTTATGGGAAACGAACCagacgtgctattcctatatgtaCGTATGCTAGAGCCAAACGATTTTTGTCCCATGGGTGTTGTACGTTTTTGGCATATGTGATCGATGATTCAAAGAAGGTGTTTGAGTTAAAagatgtaccgatagttaatgagTTTCCGGATGGATTGCCTGGTGTTCCTTCCGAACGAGAAGTAGAGTTTCGAATAGAGTTGATTCCcggagccacgccaattgccaaagcaccATATCGATTAGCACCGTCGGAAATAAGGGAAATGATGACTCaagtacaagatttgatagataaag GGGGAAGAGGAGCATGCGGTGCATTTACGACTAGTGTTAGAAACTTTAAGG